GCGCTTGTACTTCTCGACCGGGGTTTCGTGGTGACGCAGGCGCTTGAGGTCAGCGAAGATGCCCGCCTTCGACACCTGGCGCTTGAAGCGCCGGAGAGCGGATTCAATTCCTTCGTTTTCGCCGACGGTGACCTGGGTCATGAAGCAGGGATAAGGCCGAGATGGACGATGGTAGCAAGCGCCCTTCCTGGGACTTCAACTGGCGGGACGGGTGGGCGGCGTGGGGGGCACCGGGGGCTGCTGGGTGAGGGCCTCGGTGGGCCAGGAATCGCGGTAGACGTAGACGTGGCCCAGGGCGCGGGCACCGAAGTGCCGGCGCATCAGCTTCCAACCCGGCTCGGGCACCAGCTGCAGGAAGCCGGAACCGGGGCCGCCGGTGCGGGCCACGACCATCTCGGGTCCTGGATTGGATTTGGTCGGCGAGGCCAGCAGGA
This sequence is a window from Cyanobium sp. ATX 6F1. Protein-coding genes within it:
- the rpsU gene encoding 30S ribosomal protein S21, whose product is MTQVTVGENEGIESALRRFKRQVSKAGIFADLKRLRHHETPVEKYKRKAQQRRRRR